One window from the genome of Solea solea chromosome 2, fSolSol10.1, whole genome shotgun sequence encodes:
- the nbeal1 gene encoding neurobeachin-like protein 1 isoform X1, whose amino-acid sequence MSTMASKERLYEVWMLYYTKRDPDYLKLWLEIFIGAYERCLDVDFEKPPSRPEELPPVLTLLPDNILQVLRHQLLQCVQKASDGLEPEQQNLALLLLKFLIIICRNLSNVEEIGTCSYINHIITMTTLYIQQLKSKTKEKEMADQSQAEEFVRHALAFCESLYDPYRNWRHRTCGEQLGTVERNRQKYKAAPLTVEFVPFFYQCFQESEHLKESLKCCLLHLFGAIVAGDQKNALLAISPATMEVLMRVLADCSMGSCPSDEGEDWDSEAPDRKALLTLGCLREVVQRLLASSSDQRQVEIASVLENYFKLLNSDPAAVVAARQQQQQQQAKGRVPTLGRHWESRFVALQVHMLDTIRDMFLCSDRPVLQAIFLNSNCFEHLTRLLQNSKLVNARCTAADKDQKDLTNNRLLTAERDTQVFQGRLDSLAVATIKALTVVMHKSPAAKEVFKERIGYNHLYEVLISLGQPSRHLLKELMNMAVEGEHSSVGLLGISNVEPLLLLVQWLPELDSSELQLFTADWLRRLSCLNRQTRATCVNASMVMQALAALERHERLHRACAESLLGLVGSLGSQSLSARELLGFLRLLRPPESSQAHPYVGPALRALLTMVRKQGLESAMQYFDLSPSMAGIVVPTVQRWPGSAFSFLAWLSLDQDQLGPPSKDKRKQLYSFFTPGGTGFEAFISSAGVLVVAVCTKKEYVTVMLPDYCFCDSLWHSIGVVHVPGKRPFGQSLVYIYVDGQQKLSAPLKYPTMTEPFTLCCIGSAGHRTTTPPPSQIPDPPFSSATTPTTRSSLGSILSPQMWGGLLGGKPESVTKLISAGTQDSEWGSPTSLQGQLGSVMVFHEPLQPNHVKAICSSGPNCISPLKAQESEHGDVSSKLLLHYSPKACKNPICLDLSPNKLHGRLTGNKVVNWDIKDMVNCVGGVSVLFPVLEQLSLTTSDQDQHGSDPAAGSEFITPDVSTPADGDWVILPSNRASEARLEKNLVATFLLVLKHFLQRHHINQENLLHSHGVATLGALLQKLCSGQVDVSVLVAVQLLIEQVTYEKNTSLLQQLHTHLLFNFNIWSRGDFPLRIGHIQYMSTVIKDNRKQFRKKYGVQFLLDTIRLYYGKNNNKESDLSEDDVRTIRASLCGLVKYYISKGMSQEEMHSILGYMAAIGDEDQLCVLLELLLSLFQSSPARDQIFLLLFEPGAADSCYALLLNNKHSDRLRELVFKLFERMLRCDRVYEKNKQRLRLREAGYSGLSLLFSELHITPTLVRCLLNQVLHTDHVVNYKDLMSLVQLTHRAGPAVRLIVCKRVYQLLQSQQDAAVQISKQQCWQDTLMRLYLRGDGSVPPRCSDTVSTCSLELSRGSNNRLELPLERRTRAGSAGRLEDDRVSVSDTVDSLDNGDVISLLDTPSSSASAEPQLHAKPWVVGKSGGLTLDLSHLQAYEGGDSGSQTPGSALSTPSPVEASKPFPGMSGDRDAANEDSFLFSDSISLGESFNNAERTEEELCSMLLEIVLCVMWRGVEGSDDSAWLERGQVFSALTKLGTSNELLLPVDHIKLSLMERMLECAVGDNREASAATLPQHTENAVRLLHMVQDFLQAEGLVSPSLWTEKVLEETVTLMDSLMVWYSAGDQWFQLSQLGLRLLLGFMAQEDAEVCAMATAKLNGILQTKEVSSQDEACYLLGKVEGILRRSIQEQAEEDTYAFLVPLLRTLLSKVHRLLYMELHLPQLPDTNGSPSFFEDFQLYCKSPEWRVYLDKYIIPYMKQYEIETFSQGHETMALYWKECYEAFMVSLHRRERERGESKIRFQEHFVEPFSRRGRQENLRYNSMLKQHHCLSGAILRQWKAARRGLVCERGPWADRQQDEMHCRVSSAENFSRMRLKLVRNYNFDPHREASALRDNLGVHQQRVNAESLLLEAVKQVKVSDLDDDILDLPEDDPVAAAANTQAEAEEVGQKEKLVLFEDCELVTVVDVVPGRLELTTQHIYFYDSSQEKEEGVGHDFKWPLSQIREVHLRRFNLRRSALEIFLIDQTNYFLNFKKEARNKVYGRMLMLRSLNLYGTRSPQELLKASGLTQKWVNREISNFDYLMQLNTIAGRTYNDLAQYPVFPWILSDYTSEELDLSDPRVFRDLSKPVAVLNERNAKAVREKYESFEDPTGTIDRFHYGTHYSNAAGVMHYLIRVEPFTSMHIQLQSGRFDCADRQFHSIPATWQTLMDNPNDVKELIPEFFYFPEFLENQNGFDLGRLQISKERVDDVVLPKWAKSPEDFIYKHRKALESDYVSAHLHEWIDLIFGFKQRGPAAVEALNVFYYCTYEGAVDLDSITDEKERKAVEGMINNFGQTPCQLLKEPHPVRLSQEDVDKRKSQLDSSPLNMFEHLNDLKSFFVEGISDSVPLVKAVVPKNQSHSFITQGSPDTLVTVSQNCLVGTHGWLPYNKNISNYFTFIKDPTVSHTKTQRFLSGPFAAGVDVTTGLFVVSHDGKLLFSGGHWDNSLRVTSLVKGKTVGQHIRHMDIVTCLSTDHCGIHLISGSRDTTCMVWQVLQQGGAPVGLSPKPVQVLHGHTDEVVSVSISTELDMAVSGSRDGTVIIHTVRRGQYMRCLRPPCDSSLPLSILHLAMSWEGHLLVHTCLEGKATLKDKNALHLYSVNGKHLCSETLKEQVTDVCVYGEHVVTGSEQGFLTIRDLYSLCLSSEPIAMRVPVRCVSVTKEQSHVLVGLQDGKLIIVGVGKPAEMRSGQISRKLWGSSRRLTQISSGETVYNTQHDHHHQSQP is encoded by the exons ATGAGCACCATGGCCTCCAAAGAGAGACTGTATGAGGTGTGGATGCTCTACTACACtaag AGGGATCCAGACTACTTGAAGCTATGGTTAGAGATCTTCATCGGCGCCTACGAGCGATGTTTGGACGTGGATTTCGAAAAACCTCCTTCAAG GCCAGAAGAGCTCCCCCCGGTGTTGACCCTCCTCCCCGACAACATCCTGCAGGTTTTACGCCACcagctgctgcagtgtgtcCAGAAGGCGTCTGACGGCCTGGAGCCGGAGCAGCAGAAcctggctctgctgctgctcaagttcctcatcatcatctgcag gAACCTGTCCAACGTGGAGGAGATTGGCACCTGCTCTTACATCAATCACATCATCACCATGACAACGCTCTACATTCAGCAG cTCAAGAgcaagaccaaagagaaggagaTGGCAGACCAGAGTCAGGCCGAGGAGTTTGTACGCCACGCGCTGGCGTTCTGCGAAAGCCTCTACGACCCGTACCGCAACTGGAGGCATCGAACCTGcgg ggaGCAGCTGGGAACAGTGGAGAGGAACAGACAGAAGTACAAAGCTGCTCCGCTAACCGTCGAGTTTGTCCCCTTCTTTTAcc agtgCTTCCAGGAGAGCGAGCACCTGAAGGAGAGTCTAAAATGCTGCTTGCTGCACTTGTTTGGAGCCATCGTAGCAGGTGATCAG AAGAACGCCTTGCTCGCCATCTCTCCTGCCACCATGGAGGTGCTGATGCGAGTGCTCGCCGACTGCTCCATGGGAAGCTGCCCCTCCGACGAGGGCGAGGACTGGGACAGCGAGGCCCCCGACAGGAAGGCCCTGCTGACTCTGGGCTGCCTGCGCGAGGTGGTGCAGCGTCTGCTGGCGTCCAGCTCTGACCAGCGGCAGGTGGAAATCGCCTCGGTGCTGGAAAACTACTTTAAGCTGCTCAACTCGGACCCGGCGGCCGTGGTCGCTGctcgacagcagcagcagcagcagcaggctaaGGGGCGAGTGCCGACGCTGGGGCGACACTGGGAGAGTCGCTTTGTGGCGCTGCAAGTGCACATGCTCG ACACGATCAGGGACATGTTCCTGTGCTCAGACAGACCTGTTCTACAAGCCATTTTCCTCAACAGCAACTGTTTCGAGCATCTGACTCGACTGCTGCAGAACAGCAag ctggttAACGCGAGGTGCACGGCGGCAGACAAGGACCAGAAAGATTTAACCAACAACAGGTTACtgacagcagagagggacacTCAG GTGTTTCAGGGGCGACTTGACTCCCTCGCTGTAGCCACCATCAAAGCCCTGACAGTAGTGATGCACAAATCACCGGCTGCAAAG GAGGTGTTCAAGGAGAGAATTGGTTACAATCATCTGTATGAAGTGCTCATCTCACTGGGCCAACCATCGCGACACCTTCTCAAAGAACTGATGAACATG gCGGTGGAGGGCGAGCACAGCTCAGTGGGTCTCCTGGGCATAAGTAACGTGGAACCCTTGCTGCTGCTGGTCCAGTGGCTCCCGGAGCTGGACTCTTCGGAGCTGCAGCTTTTCACGGCTGATTGGCTCCGCCGCCTCAGCTGCCTTAATCGCCAGACCCGCGCCACCTGTGTCAACGCCAGCATGGTCATGCAAGCGCTAGCCGCCCTGGAACGCCATGAGCGACTTCATCGAGCTTGTGCCGAGAGCCTGCTGGGGCTGGTCGGCTCACTGGGCTCCCAGTCCTTGAGCGCGAGGGAACTTCTGGGGTTCCTGCGCCTCCTCAGGCCGCCAGAGTCAAGCCAGGCTCATCCCTATGTGGGTCCCGCCCTGAGAGCCCTCCTGACTATGGTACGCAAACAGGGCCTGGAGAGTGCAATGCAGTATTTTGACCTGTCGCCCAGCATGGCCGGCATCGTTGTGCCAACTGTGCAGCGCTGGCCAGGCTCCGCCTTCAGCTTCCTTGCCTGGTTGTCTCTGGATCAGGATCAGTTGGGTCCCCCCAGCAAAGACAAGAGGAAACAGCTCTACAG CTTTTTCACCCCGGGAGGAACGGGGTTTGAGGCCTTCATCAGCTCCGCCGGTGTCCTCGTGGTGGCCGTTTGCACTAAGAAGGAGTATGTCACCGTCATGCTGCCCGACTACTGCTTCTGTGACTCTCTCTGG CACAGCATCGGTGTCGTTCACGTACCAGGAAAGAGGCCGTTTGGTCAGAGCCTCGTCTACATTTATGTTGATGGACAGCAAAAACTGTCTGCTCCCCTTAAGTATCCCACCatgacagag CCATTCACGTTATGCTGCATCGGCTCCGCGGGTCACCGCACCACGACGCCGCCGCCCTCCCAGATTCCCGACCCCCCATTCTCCTCCGCCACCACGCCCACCACTCGCTCCTCGCTGGGCAGCATCCTGTCACCGCAGATGTGGGGCGGGTTGCTGGGCGGGAAACCCGAGTCTGTGACCAAGCTGATCTCGGCGGGGACGCAGGACAGCGAGTGGGGAAGCCCCACGTCGCTGCAGGGGCAGCTGGGAAGCGTCATGGTGTTCCACGAGCCGCTGCAGCCCAACCACGTCAAAGCCATCTGCAGCTCTG GTCCAAACTGCATCTCTCCGTTAAAAGCCCAGGAGTCGGAACACGGCGACGTTTCGTCCAAACTGCTGCTACACTACTCGCCCAAG GCCTGTAAGAATCCCATCTGTCTGGATCTGTCTCCCAACAAACTGCACGGACGACTCACTGGAAACAAAGTCGTCAACTGGGACATCAAG gACATGGTCAACTGTGTGGGCGGCGTCTCCGTGCTCTTCCCCGTCCTGGAGCAGTTGTCCCTGACGACGTCGGATCAGGACCAGCACGGCAGCGATCCCGCTGCGGGGTCAGAGTTCATCACCCCGGACGTTTCCACTCCGGCGGACGGAGACTGGGTCATCCTCCCGTCCAACAGGGCTTCAG AGGCTCGTCTGGAGAAGAACCTGGTGGCCACCTTCCTGTTGGTGCTGAAGCACTTCCTGCAGAGACATCACATCAACCAGGAGAACCTCCTGCACTCACATGGTGTGGCGACACTGGGAGCTCTGCTGCAGAAG ttgtgttcAGGTCAGGTGGACGTGAGCGTGCTGGTGGCCGTGCAGCTGCTGATCGAGCAGGTGACGTACGAGAAGAACacgtctctgctgcagcagcttcacacaCATCTGCTCTTCAACTTCAACATCTGGAGCAGAGGAGACTTCCCGCTGCGCATCG gTCATATCCAGTACATGTCCACCGTCATCAAAGACAACAGGAAACAGTTCAGGAAAAAATATGGCGTCCAGTTTCTGTTGGACACCATTCGTCTTTATTACGG aaagaacaacaacaaagagagcGACCTGAGCGAGGACGACGTCCGCACCATCCGCGCGTCGCTCTGCGGCCTCGTCAAGTACTACATCAGCAAGGGCATGTCGCAGGAGGAGATGCAcagcattctgggatacatggctgcCATCGGAGACGAGGACCAG ctgtgTGTCCTGCTGGAGTTGCTGCTCAGCCTCTTCCAGAGCAGTCCGGCCCGGGACCAGATCTTCCTGCTCCTCTTTGAGCCCGGAGCGGCCGACTCCTGCTACGCTCTCCTCCTCAACAACAAACACTCGGACCGACTCCGAGAGCTCGTCTTCAAG CTGTTCGAGCGCATGCTGCGCTGCGACCGCGTCTACGAGAAGAACAAGCAGCGTCTGAGGCTGAGGGAGGCCGGTTACTCCGGGCTGTCGCTGCTCTTCTCTGAGCTCCACATCACACCCACGCTCGTCCGCTGTCTCCTCAACCAGGTCCTCCACACAG ATCACGTGGTGAACTACAAGGACCTGATGTCTCTGGTGCAGCTCACACACCGGGCTGGACCTGCTGTACGACTCATAGTCTGCAAACGG gtgTACCAGCTGCTTCAGTCTCAGCAGGACGCTGCAGTCCAGATCTCAAAGCAGCAGTGTTGGCAGGACACGCTGATGCGTCTGTACCTGCGTGGTGACGGCTCCGTGCCGCCGCGCTGCTCCGACACCGTCAGCACCTGCAGCCTGGAGCTGAGCCGCGGCAGCAACAACCGCCTGGAGCTGCCGCTGGAGAGGAGGACGCGCGCGGGCAGCGCCGGGCGTCTGGAGGACGACCGGGTCAGCGTCAGCGACACCGTGGACAGCCTGGACAACGGCGACGTCATCTCGCTCCTGGACACGCCCTCTTCCTCCGCGTCCGCCGAGCCGCAGCTCCACGCCAAACCCTGGGTGGTGGGTAAGTCCGGCGGCCTGACACTCGACCTGTCGCACCTGCAGGCGTACGAGGGCGGCGACAGCGGCAGCCAGACGCCCGGGAGCGCGCTCAGCACGCCGTCGCCCGTGGAGGCGTCCAAGCCCTTCCCGGGGATGTCCGGAGATCGGGACGCCGCCAATGAAGACAGTTTCCTCTTCAGTGACAGCATCTCGCTGGGAGAGTCCTTCAACAACGCTGAG AGGACGGAGGAGGAACTGTGCAGTATGCTGCTGGAGATCGTGCTGTGTGTGATGTGGCGCGGCGTGGAAGGGTCCGACGACTCGGCGTGGCTGGAGCGCGGTCAGGTGTTCTCCGCTCTCACCAAACTGGGCACTAGCAACGAGCTGCTGCTCCCCGTCGACCACATCAAACTCAG TCTGATGGAGCGGATGTTGGAGTGCGCGGTGGGCGATAACCGTGAGGCGTCGGCCGCCACGCTGCCCCAGCACACGGAGAACGCGGTGCGGCTGCTGCACATGGTGCAGGACTTCCTGCAGGCCGAGGGCCTGGTGAGTCCGTCACTCTGGACGGAGAAGGTTCTGGAGGAGACGGTGACGCTGATGGACAGCCTCATGGTGTGGTACTCCGCCGGAGACCAGTGGTTCCAGCTGTCGCAGCTCGGACTGAGGCTGCTGCTGGGCTTCATGGCGCAGGAAGACGCTGAG GTGTGCGCTATGGCAACGGCCAAGCTCAATGGCATCCTGCAGACCAAGGAGGTGTCGAGCCAGGACGAGGCCTGCTACCTGCTGGGGAAGGTGGAGGGAATCCTGCGCCGCTCCATCCAGGAGCAGGCGGAAGAGGACACGTACGCCTTCCTGGTCCCTCTGCTGAGGACGCTGCTGTCCAAAGTCCACCGTCTCCTCTACATGGAGCTGCACCTGCCGCAGCTTCCCGACACCAACGGCAGCCCGTCCTTCTTCGAGGACTTCCAGCTCTACTGCAAGTCGCCCGAGTGGCGCGTCTACCTCGACAAATAC ATAATCCCGTACATGAAGCAGTATGAGATTGAGACGTTCAGTCAGGGACACGAGACTATGGCTCTGTACTGGAAGGAGTGCTACGAGGCGTTCATGGTCAGTCTGCACCGGAGAGAGCGGGAGCGCGGCGAGAGTAAGATACGCTTCCAG gAGCACTTTGTGGAGCCCTTCTCTCGCCGAGGACGCCAGGAGAACCTCCGCTACAACAGCATGTTGAAGCAGCATCACTGCCTCAGCGGCGCCATCCTGAGGCAGTGGAAGGCGGCGCGGCGCGGCctggtgtgtgagagaggaccGTGGGCCGACAG GCAGCAGGACGAGATGCACTGCAGAGTCTCCAGCGCTGAGAACTTCTCCCGCATGAGACTGAAGCTTGTACGCAACTACAACTTTGACCCTCACAGAGAAGCCAGCGCTCTGAGGGACAACCTgg GTGTTCATCAGCAGCGCGTGAACGCTGagtctctgctgctggaggCGGTGAAGCAGGTCAAAGTCAGCGACCTGGACGACGACATCCTGGACCTGCCCGAGGACGACCCCGTTGCCGCCGCCGCCAACACGCA GGCTGAAGCAGAGGAGGTGGGGCAGAAGGAGAAGCTGGTGCTGTTTGAAGACTGTGAGCTGGTGACGGTGGTGGACGTGGTGCCCGGACGCCTGGAGCTCACCACGCAGCACATCTACTTCTACGACAGCAGCCAGGAGAAAGAGGAAG GTGTGGGCCACGACTTCAAGTGGCCACTGTCTCAGATCCGGGAGGTGCACCTGCGGCGCTTTAACCTGCGCCGCTCCGCTCTGGAGATCTTCCTCATCGACCAGACCAACTACTTCCTCAACTTCAAGAAAGAG GCGAGGAACAAGGTCTACGGCCGCATGTTGATGCTGCGATCGCTCAATCTGTACGGAACGCGCTCGCCGCAGGAGCTGCTCAAAGCCTCGGGACTCACGCAG AAATGGGTGAACCGGGAGATCTCTAACTTTGACTACCTGATGCAGCTGAACACGATCGCGGGCCGGACGTACAACGACCTGGCTCAGTACCCGGTG TTTCCCTGGATTTTGTCGGACTACACGTCGGAGGAGCTGGACCTGAGCGACCCGCGCGTCTTCAGAGATCTGTCCAAGCCGGTGGCCGTGCTGAACGAACGCAACGCCAAGGCGGTTCGAGAGAA GTACGAGAGCTTCGAGGACCCGACCGGCACCATCGACCGCTTCCACTACGGCACTCACTACTCCAACGCCGCCGGAGTCATGCACTACCTCATCAGAGTGGAGCCGTTCACCTCCATGCACATCCAGCTGCAGAGTGGACG GTTCGACTGCGCCGACCGTCAGTTCCACTCCATCCCAGCGACGTGGCAGACGCTCATGGACAACCCCAACGACGTCAAGGAGCTCATCCCAGAGTTCTTCTACTTCCCCGAGTTCCTCGAGAACCAGAACG GTTTTGACCTTGGTCGCCTGCAGATCTCTAAAGAGCGCGTGGACGACGTTGTTTTGCCTAAATGGGCCAAATCCCCCGAGGACTTCATCTACAAGCACCGTAAAGCCCTG GAGTCAGATTACGTGTCCGCTCACCTTCACGAGTGGATCGATCTGATCTTTGGTTTCAAGCAGAGAGGCCCCGCGGCCGTGGAGGCGCTCAACGTCTTCTACTACTGCACATACGAGG GTGCAGTGGACCTGGACTCCATCACTGATGAGAAGGAGAGGAAAGCAGTGGAAGGAATGATCAACAACTTTGGACAAACACCGTGTCAGTTACTCAAG GAGCCACATCCAGTGCGTCTGTCCCAGGAGGACGTGGACAAGAGGAAGTCTCAGCTGGACTCGTCTCCTCTCAACATGTTTGAACACCTCAACGACCTCAAGTCCTTCTTTGTCGAG GGCATCAGTGACAGCGTGCCCCTGGTTAAAGCTGTGGTGCCAAAGAATCAGTCACATTCCTTCATCACCCAAGGAAGCCCCGACACCCTG GTGACGGTGAGTCAGAACTGCTTGGTGGGGACTCATGGGTGGCTGCCTTACAACAAGAACATCTCCAACTACTTCACTTTCATCAAAGACCCCACAGTGTCGCACACAaa GACCCAGCGCTTCCTGTCGGGACCCTTCGCCGCCGGCGTGGACGTGACGACCGGTCTGTTTGTGGTCTCCCACGACGGGAAGCTGCTCTTCAGCGGCGGACACTGGGACAACAGTCTGCGCGTCACCTCGCTCGTCAAGGGCAAGACTGTGGGGCAGCACATCCGACACATGG ACATCGTGACGTGTTTGTCCACTGACCACTGCGGCATCCACCTGATCTCCGGCTCCAGAGACACCACCTGTATGGTGTGGCAGGTTCTGCAGCAG GGCGGAGCTCCTGTGGGTTTGTCTCCCAAACCTGTGCAGGTGTTGCACGGACACACGGACGAGGTGGTCAGCGTCAGCATCAGCACGGAGCTGGACATGGCCGTGTCTGGATCACgg GACGGGACGGTGATCATCCACACGGTGCGTCGCGGTCAGTACATGCGCTGCCTGCGGCCGCCCTGTGACAGCTCCCTGCCGCTGTCCATCCTCCACCTGGCCATGTCGTGGGAGGGTCACCTGCTCGTCCACACCTGCCTCGAGGGCAAGGCCACGCTCAAG GATAAAAACGCTCTGCACCTGTACTCTGTGAATGGAAAGCACCTGTGCAGTGAGACTCTGAAGGAGCAGGTGACTGACGTGTGTGTATATGGGGAACATGTGGTCACTGGCAGTGAGCAGGGATTCCTCACCATCCGTGACCtgtacag tcTGTGCCTGAGCTCCGAGCCCATCGCCATGCGCGTGCCGGTGCGCTGCGTCTCCGTCACCAAGGAGCAGAGCCACGTGCTGGTGGGCCTGCAGGACGGCAAGCTGATCATCGTGGGCGTGGGGAAGCCGGCCGAG ATGCGTTCAGGTCAGATCAGCAGGAAGTTGTGGGGCTCCAGTAGAAGATTGACTCAGATTTCTTCAGGAGAGACCGTCTACAACACGCAGCACGACCATCATCACCAATCACAGccctga